A single genomic interval of Lewinellaceae bacterium harbors:
- a CDS encoding response regulator transcription factor has product MKNNTIRIALVDDHQIILDSLSLLFNMIEGVEVIATFNDPRQVVEGLKKEQPDILITDFSMPYMNGVQLTLQVKDAYPELKVIMLTVADQGDAVQDAYRAGVSGYVMKKADRKELELAVKMVAGGQMYFNQEVMKSLLTQPSTHHQDLHAEEKLSQLTKRELEIIQLIAQEMSSVEIAEKLFISVGTVETHRHNIMRKLDVKNVIGVIKFAIKYGLV; this is encoded by the coding sequence ATGAAAAACAATACCATTCGCATTGCCCTGGTCGATGATCACCAAATCATTTTGGACAGTTTGAGCTTGCTGTTTAATATGATCGAAGGTGTTGAAGTAATAGCAACGTTTAATGATCCGCGACAGGTGGTTGAAGGACTTAAGAAGGAGCAGCCAGATATCCTGATCACTGACTTTTCCATGCCGTATATGAATGGTGTACAACTCACGTTGCAGGTGAAGGATGCCTATCCGGAACTTAAAGTTATTATGCTCACGGTTGCAGACCAGGGCGATGCCGTCCAGGATGCTTACCGCGCCGGAGTCTCCGGCTATGTCATGAAAAAAGCAGACCGCAAGGAACTGGAACTGGCGGTAAAAATGGTTGCCGGTGGCCAGATGTACTTCAATCAGGAAGTCATGAAGTCCCTGCTCACCCAGCCTTCCACCCACCACCAGGATCTGCATGCAGAAGAAAAGCTGAGCCAGCTGACCAAACGGGAACTGGAGATCATACAGCTGATCGCCCAGGAAATGTCCAGTGTAGAGATCGCGGAGAAACTATTCATATCCGTAGGCACCGTCGAGACGCACCGGCACAACATCATGCGAAAACTGGATGTCAAAAACGTCATCGGTGTCATCAAATTTGCCATCAAGTATGGTCTGGTTTAG
- a CDS encoding zinc ribbon domain-containing protein: MKTDSASICQSCGMPLHRPEDRGKEADGTASADYCRYCYQNGAFTDAGITLGEKIAKNVAIAVKMGIDRNSAEQLAQTTLPGLKRWNGNT, translated from the coding sequence ATGAAAACAGATTCAGCTAGCATTTGTCAGTCCTGTGGTATGCCCTTGCATCGACCAGAAGATCGCGGTAAGGAAGCAGATGGTACGGCCAGTGCAGATTACTGCCGTTATTGTTACCAGAATGGAGCATTTACCGACGCAGGCATTACCCTCGGGGAGAAAATAGCAAAAAACGTTGCGATTGCCGTCAAGATGGGTATTGATCGGAATTCAGCAGAACAATTGGCTCAGACCACATTGCCTGGTCTCAAACGGTGGAATGGAAACACTTAA